The region ATCACCAATTGCATGTGTGTTCATTTGGTAACCTGCTTGAGATATTCGTTCCGCTAAATCTACATACTCTTGTGTACCAATAACTAAAGCACCAAAATGATTATGCTGGTCTGAATACTCTTGTTTTAAAGCTGCACCTCTTGAGCCTAAAGCACCATCTGCATAAACTTTTACAGATTGTACATTTAGCCTGTCTGTTTTTATTTTTCCTTTTGACAAATAATACTCTAAATTGTCTGTTCTATTACTAATCATAGCATACACACGCATGTCTAATTTACCTGCTTGTTGTAAGCTGTCGATCAATTCAATAACCTGTTTATCCAATCCAGCATCTGAAACCGTCGTTAAACCTAAATCAGTACAAATATTGTGTGCTTCCAACAAGGCATCAATCTGTTGCTGTTTGCTTGGTTCTGGGAAAATAGCTTCAACCAACTCCATAGGATTATCGATTAATATTCCTGTAAGTTCACCATTTTCTTTAAGGATTTCACCACCTTCTACAACTGTATTTTTATCAATCTTAGCTAGATCTAAAGCTGCTTGGTTACATAACATAGCGTGTCCATCTATTCTGGTTAATGCCACAGGAGTATCTGGATACAACTTATCTAACAATGCTTTATTAGGATAGGTTTTGTCTTCCCAATCGTTTTGATCCCAACCTCTACCAATTATAAAATTTGAAGGTCTTTTGTTATGAAAATCGATGACTGCTTTCATGACCTCATCAAAACTGGTGGTACCAACTAAATTAACACGCAACTGGTTTAATCCTAAGCCATAAAAATGACAGTGCGCATCTATAAATCCAGGTAAAATAGTCTGTCCTTTAGCATCTATAATATTGGCTGCTTGATATTTTTTTTGAATATCTGATGCTGTCCCAACCTCAACAAACTTTCCGTCTTTTATAGCAAAAGATTCCACAGTTTCAAACTGAGAATTTACAGTATAAATCGTTGCATTAGTAACAATAGTGTCGACTTCTGTTTTATTTGAAGTACAAGCAGTAAGTATTAAAAATAAAATGAGGAGTTGGTTGATTTTCATAAATTAAAATTTTGCGTAAATATAAGAATAAAAAAAGCCTCAAGTTGAGGCTTTTTTAAATTGTAATAGTCATCACTTTTATAGTATGAACATGAGAGTTTTAAAAATCAAACTTATAAGTTGCACCAGCTAAAAATTGAATACCTTGTACTGGTGTATTTTGCCATTTGGTATACTCTTCGCCGACAATATTATTGGCTTTTGCAAATACCGAAAAACGGTCGTTTATGTTGTAACCAACATGTGCATTAACATCAAAATAGCTATCAAGTGTAACTACTCCAAAAGTAGGCATCACTAAGCTTGGAACATTAAACTGATCTTTACGTTCTCCTACAAAGTATAAATTTGCTCCTGCAAACCAATGCTCATTAATTTGATAGTCTAAAAACACAGATGCTTTAATATCTGGAAGATTCCATGCTTCAGCTTCGTTTTTGACATCATAAGCAAAGTACTCTCCTTTGATACCAAGCGTAAAATTTCTGTTCACATCTACATTTAACTCTCCAGCAATACTAAAGGTTGTGACATCATCATAAGTTACTCCAAAAGAGTTTCCGTAAGTGTAAGGTTCAGAAGTTTGTGTGACGTCATTATTTACAAATAAAGGTTTGTTTTTTTCAGCTTTATAGTGTCCACTTACCGAATAGCTCATGGTATTAGATAACTTCCCTTTTAATCCTACAAAAGTGTTGTATTGTTGATCTGTTGGAGCCACTAATAAATTAGGAGATACAAACGGATTTTCTTGAGCAAAATCATAATACGAATGCTGAATCAAACCACCTTTTACACCTCCAAAAGCTATTAAAATCTCATCTACTAATCTATAACTAGCAGAGATGTTTGGGTAAATAAAGAATTTATTCTTGCTTGCTTCAGTATCGTTTAAATAAACCGCTTTTACACCTAAATCAACTGTTAAATCATCTTGTTTTAATTGAAATGTTGGTGCAACACCTACTTGAAAATTTCCGTAATTTAACTCAGTTGGAGATGCATAAGCTTTATCAAAGCTTCCGCCTAAATAATCTGTAAATATTTCTATATCTACATCGTAATCTTGAATATTAATAGTCCCTATTCCATTAGCCTTAAACCTATTTTCTCCAGAACCATAGTTATCTCCAAAACGTCTAAAAAAGACACTTCCAGAAGATAGGATAGCGTCTTCAAAAGTAATATCACCTCCAACATATCCATTGGTAAAGCTGTGACCAACGTCTAATGCGTCCGCAGTAGTTTGATCAAACAAAGGTTGCTGTAACCCATACCAATTGTAGGTTTGGTATTGAAAACCTCCTAAAACCGACCAACTATAATCACGGTTATTTTTACTGTAGGTTAAGTTTAGTTTTGAGTCTGAAAACCCATTGTCTGTCAATACATTTTCAATATCGCCTTGTGACGAATGATGACCAACGTACGCGCTAAAAATCTCATCTCTACCTATTGCATGGTTTAAATACACCTCACCCAAAATAGTTGTATAAGTTCCTACACCTAACGTCGCATAATTATCAAAAAGCTTTGCTTTTTTTGCCTTATCAACTACTGCAGCTTTTCCTTTTGCAGGCGTAAAGGTTGATGCTACCGGAAATGAAAAGATATTATATTTTACCTCCTTTTTTGTGGTGGTTTCGGTATCATCTAAAGTTGGAGTTTCCTTTACTTTGAACGCATCAGATATAGTTGGTGTATAAGGTTTTACAACATCTATAACTCCTGTTTGTATGGTATCGTTTTCTCTATCTTGGGCAAATGCAAAGACAGTGATTAACAACGAAACAATTAATAAGATGACTTGCTTTTTTTTATTAAACATAATTAATATTTATGAATGACAATTGTCGATTGATGATATTAGTCTTCAGTGATTACTGATGAATTTGTTTTGGCTTCTTCAGCTTTGATTTTATTTAATTCGGTTTGTGCTTCTGCCTTTACATCTTCAAAATTTGAAAAGTTTTTAATAACACTTTCTAAGATATAAGTAGCTTGAAACGCATCACCTAACGCATAAAAATTCTTAGCCATAACTATTAAGCCTTTTGCTCCATAGTATTTATAACCAGAATAATCTTTGGCTAATCGCTGAGTTACCTTGTTAGACTCGTTATACAAACCATCTTTATTTTTAAAGTACGCATTGTAGTATAAAGCTTCTGCTGCAGTTTCACCAGTTGCAAAAGTTTCTACTTGTGCATAAGCTGTTCTGGCTTTAGCTTCGTTGTTAGTTTTAATTGCGGAACGTGCAATAATAACATAGGCATCACTTCTAATTTTATTGTCCAAATTAGCGTTGCCAAGCACTTTTTCCGCGTAAGCGACTGCTTGATTATAATTATTTAATTGGTAGTTAGCTTGCATTAAATTAGATTGTGCAAACAAACTATTTTGCGGGAAGTTAGCTTCTACTTCTAAGCGCTGCAACGTTGGGATAGCTGCATTCCAATCTTTTTTATCCAATTGAATTTGCGCCAAACGCAACAAAGCTTCTTCAGAAAATTCGCTTTGCGATTGATTAACAACATAGGCATAGTGTGGTTCTGCATTAGCTTTTAAATCTTTTTTAAAGTATAGTTGCGCTAAATAAAAATGGGCTTGAGTAGCGTGTAACCCTTTAGGAAACTGGTTTAAGTATCCATTAAATTGTTTGATGGCATCATTAACATTTTCATCTAAATACTGTTTTTCTGCAGCTTCATATGTTGCATTGTCTAAATCGGCATCTGTAACTTCAACAAAATCTAGTGTTCTTACCCAAGCTGCATACTCGTCTACCTTACCTAAATCTATATAAATCAATCTTGCAGTAGCTACTGCTTGATTGGCCTCTGGAGTTCCTGGATAGTCTTTTGCTACCGATTTAAACGTGTTTAACGCTTGCTGGTTTTGACTTGCATTGTAATACACTAATCCTTGACGTAATTGTCCTTTGCTGGCAAATGGACTGTTACTATACTCTTTTTTAAGTTGGTTGTAAATAGCAATTGCTTTAGCATCTTGACCAGCCTTAACATAACTATTACCCAATGCATACATCGCATCGTCACGTAATTTTGATGTTGGATATTTAGTTATAAATTGCTCTAACTGACTAGTTTTACTATTCTCGTTTCCAATAAATCCATGACTCATTGCTTTCTGGAAAAACGCATAATCGTTTTCCATAGTACCTACTTGCATTGCTTTATCATAAGCCGAAATAGCTTCACCGTAACGACTGGAGACAAAATAACCATCTGCTAGACGCAAATACGCATCGTTTAATCTAACCTTGTCCGTTTGATTTTTTTGGATGTATTGGTTAAAATACGTTGTTGCTTGGTCATAGTTTTTTTGTTTAAAATACGCATAAGCAATATTGTATTCTAAATTCTGAAACTCGGTTGTAGCTGAAGCTTCACTTTGTTGAGCATACTGTTTAAAACCGATTAACGCATCCTCATAATTGGTTAAATTATAATCAGTTTCGGCTTTCCAAAATGTTGCTCTTGCGGTAAATTTTTGGTCTTGTTGTTCTTTTAATGATTTATCAAATAAATTTTCGGCTTCTTGATACTGATTATCGTTAAACAATTCCAATCCTCTGTAAAATGCTACTTTTTGATAAGCGACTTTACTTTCGTAGCTATTTTTATTTTTTAATAATTCTAAAGCTTCCTTATAGTTTTTTGAAGTGATGTAAGAATCTATTAAAAGTGTTTCTATCTCTTCTTTATATTGCGTATCAGGATACTTTTCTAAATAACCCGTTAATACTTGTGGTACCGATTGGTAAGCATTACCAATCTCGTAACTAATTTTGGCATAATTTAACCACGCGTCCTCTTGGATTTTTAAATCATAATCCATTTGTGAAGCGTTTCTAAACGCGTTTAAAGCCTCTTGCTTTTTGCCTACATTCACGTAGCTTTCTCCTAAATGGTAATATGCATTTTGTGCCACACTATTATCTGCGCTTACTATTTTATTAAACTCAGATATGGCTTTGTCATAATCTTTTTGCTTGTAATAGGCATACCCTAATTGATAGTAATCGGTGTTGCTCCACTTACCTTTTCTTCCTTTATATTCGGTTAAATACGGAATAGCTTCGCTATATTGTTCTAGGTTGAAATAACT is a window of Olleya sp. YS DNA encoding:
- a CDS encoding amidohydrolase; this translates as MKINQLLILFLILTACTSNKTEVDTIVTNATIYTVNSQFETVESFAIKDGKFVEVGTASDIQKKYQAANIIDAKGQTILPGFIDAHCHFYGLGLNQLRVNLVGTTSFDEVMKAVIDFHNKRPSNFIIGRGWDQNDWEDKTYPNKALLDKLYPDTPVALTRIDGHAMLCNQAALDLAKIDKNTVVEGGEILKENGELTGILIDNPMELVEAIFPEPSKQQQIDALLEAHNICTDLGLTTVSDAGLDKQVIELIDSLQQAGKLDMRVYAMISNRTDNLEYYLSKGKIKTDRLNVQSVKVYADGALGSRGAALKQEYSDQHNHFGALVIGTQEYVDLAERISQAGYQMNTHAIGDSANRFVLQTYEKTLKGKSNSRWRVEHAQVITDNDFDYFKNENIIPSIQPTHATSDMYWAEDRLGKDRIKGAYAYKTLLEKSGRVALGTDFPVEQVSPFLTFYAAVSRQDTKQYPEGGFNKEEGLTREETLKGMTIWAAYANFEEQEKGSIEVGKFADFIILDKDIMTIDEKEIPNIKVNQTFINGVAQ
- a CDS encoding TonB-dependent receptor translates to MFNKKKQVILLIVSLLITVFAFAQDRENDTIQTGVIDVVKPYTPTISDAFKVKETPTLDDTETTTKKEVKYNIFSFPVASTFTPAKGKAAVVDKAKKAKLFDNYATLGVGTYTTILGEVYLNHAIGRDEIFSAYVGHHSSQGDIENVLTDNGFSDSKLNLTYSKNNRDYSWSVLGGFQYQTYNWYGLQQPLFDQTTADALDVGHSFTNGYVGGDITFEDAILSSGSVFFRRFGDNYGSGENRFKANGIGTINIQDYDVDIEIFTDYLGGSFDKAYASPTELNYGNFQVGVAPTFQLKQDDLTVDLGVKAVYLNDTEASKNKFFIYPNISASYRLVDEILIAFGGVKGGLIQHSYYDFAQENPFVSPNLLVAPTDQQYNTFVGLKGKLSNTMSYSVSGHYKAEKNKPLFVNNDVTQTSEPYTYGNSFGVTYDDVTTFSIAGELNVDVNRNFTLGIKGEYFAYDVKNEAEAWNLPDIKASVFLDYQINEHWFAGANLYFVGERKDQFNVPSLVMPTFGVVTLDSYFDVNAHVGYNINDRFSVFAKANNIVGEEYTKWQNTPVQGIQFLAGATYKFDF
- a CDS encoding tetratricopeptide repeat protein, which codes for MLVKKQLTFLISIAFCFQLLAQESAVYTSSLGDYQKALQLYNSQQYLAAQNLFTQIKKASDDENIQSNCAFYIANAAIRLNQQNADVLMERFVENYPTSTKRNTAFLDVADYYFTNGKYAYAQKWYAKVDDNALSKADRETYNFNNGYASFITKNYKDAKKYLTRVETSQKYGSQAKYYLGFMSYEGDDYDGANKYFEQVSDEEKYKEKLSYYQADLNFKLGKFEKAIELAKEKLPTSDRDEVSELNKIIGESYFNLEQYSEAIPYLTEYKGRKGKWSNTDYYQLGYAYYKQKDYDKAISEFNKIVSADNSVAQNAYYHLGESYVNVGKKQEALNAFRNASQMDYDLKIQEDAWLNYAKISYEIGNAYQSVPQVLTGYLEKYPDTQYKEEIETLLIDSYITSKNYKEALELLKNKNSYESKVAYQKVAFYRGLELFNDNQYQEAENLFDKSLKEQQDQKFTARATFWKAETDYNLTNYEDALIGFKQYAQQSEASATTEFQNLEYNIAYAYFKQKNYDQATTYFNQYIQKNQTDKVRLNDAYLRLADGYFVSSRYGEAISAYDKAMQVGTMENDYAFFQKAMSHGFIGNENSKTSQLEQFITKYPTSKLRDDAMYALGNSYVKAGQDAKAIAIYNQLKKEYSNSPFASKGQLRQGLVYYNASQNQQALNTFKSVAKDYPGTPEANQAVATARLIYIDLGKVDEYAAWVRTLDFVEVTDADLDNATYEAAEKQYLDENVNDAIKQFNGYLNQFPKGLHATQAHFYLAQLYFKKDLKANAEPHYAYVVNQSQSEFSEEALLRLAQIQLDKKDWNAAIPTLQRLEVEANFPQNSLFAQSNLMQANYQLNNYNQAVAYAEKVLGNANLDNKIRSDAYVIIARSAIKTNNEAKARTAYAQVETFATGETAAEALYYNAYFKNKDGLYNESNKVTQRLAKDYSGYKYYGAKGLIVMAKNFYALGDAFQATYILESVIKNFSNFEDVKAEAQTELNKIKAEEAKTNSSVITED